One window of the Salmo trutta chromosome 35, fSalTru1.1, whole genome shotgun sequence genome contains the following:
- the LOC115174500 gene encoding ectonucleoside triphosphate diphosphohydrolase 5, producing the protein MSPQASLLPAVVLSLVLVVWVLTGLTHAQPKASVLDFSASLGNLLPSLSRPANSSRIFYGVMFDAGSTGTRIHVYTFIQKDPEELPVLDNEMFHSIKPGLSAYADTPEMGGYTVRQLLKVAKKTVPRLEWKRTPLVLKATAGLRLLPSEKAQALLEQVQDVFDESPFFVPDDSVSIMNGTNEGILAWVTVNFLTGHLYAETRKTVGILDLGGGSTQITFLPKSKKTIGSSPDDYIARIDMLNSTYELYTHSYLGNGLMAARLAALGALGAEGLEWRVFKSSCLPKKFREEWSFGGLTYIVSGIPDGYVGYKLCYQEVLKVVKGIVHQPYELKDTSVFYAFSYYFDRAVDAGLIDRTQGGMLEVRDFKKRAKEVCNKMSKYHLISPFLCMDMTYITCLLKDGFGFKENTVLQLTKKVNNVETSWALGATFNHFQNLKIYR; encoded by the exons ATGTCTCCCCAGGCTTCTCTGCTACCTGCGGTGGTCCTGTCACTGGTTCTGGTTGTGTGGGTTCTGACAGGGCTGACCCATGCCCAGCCCAAGGCTTCTGTCCTGGACTTCTCCGCCAGCCTGGGTAACCTCCTCCCCAGCCTCAGCCGACCGGCCAACTCCAGCCGGATCTTCTATGGGGTAATGTTTGACGCTGGCAGCACTGGCACACGCATCCACGTCTATACCTTCATACAGAAAGACCCTG AGGAGTTACCAGTGTTGGATAATGAGATGTTCCATTCCATCAAGCCTGGTCTGTCAGCATATGCAGACACGCCTGAAATG GGTGGGTATACAGTGAGGCAGCTTCTGAAAGTGGCTAAGAAAACCGTCCCCCGGCTGGAATGGAAGAGAACCCCGCTGGTCTTGAAAGCCACAGCAGGACTCAGGCTGCTGCCCTCAGAGAAAGCCCAGGCTCTGCTGGAACAG GTGCAGGATGTTTTTGATGAATCTCCCTTCTTCGTGCCAGACGATAGCGTCAGCATAATGAATGGTACAAATGAAG GAATCTTGGcgtgggttactgtgaactttttgACAG GTCACCTGTATGCTGAGACCAGGAAGACAGTGGGAATTCTGGATCTGGGGGGAGGATCGACTCAAATCACTTTTCTTCCTAAATCCAAG AAAACCATTGGAAGTTCTCCTGATGACTACATTGCCAGAATTGACATGTTAAACTCGACATACGAACTCTACACTCACAG CTACCTCGGTAATGGACTGATGGCAGCTAGACTGGCAGCCCTAGGAGCACTGGGGGCAGAAG GGTTAGAGTGGAGAGTGTTCAAAAGCTCCTGCCTGCCTAAGAAGTTCAGAGAGGAGTGGAGCTTTGGAGGACTCACCTACATAGTCAGTGGGATACCTGATG GTTATGTGGGATACAAGCTGTGTTACCAGGAAGTGCTGAAGGTGGTAAAGGGAATAGTTCACCAGCCCTATGAGTTGAAAGACACCAGTGTGTTCTACGCTTTCTCCTATTACTTTGACCGAGCCGTGGATGCAGGCCTTATTG ACAGGACCCAAGGAGGAATGCTGGAGGTCAGGGACTTCAAGAAGAGAGCTAAAGAAG TGTGTAACAAGATGTCTAAGTACCATCTGATCAGCCCCTTCCTGTGTATGGACATGACCTACATCACCTGTCTGCTCAAAGACGGCTTTGGCTTCAAGGAGAACACTGTACTGCAG CTGACTAAGAAAGTCAACAACGTGGAGACGAGCTGGGCTTTAGGTGCCACGTTCAACCACTTCCAGAACCTAAAGATCTACAGATAG